Proteins co-encoded in one Pseudomonas beijingensis genomic window:
- the pyrE gene encoding orotate phosphoribosyltransferase: protein MQAYQRDFIRFAIDRGVLRFGEFTLKSGRTSPYFFNAGLFNSGTALAQLGRFYAAAIVESGIPFDVLFGPAYKGIPLAATTAVALAEHHGRDLPWCFNRKEAKAHGEGGSLVGAPLTGEVLIIDDVITAGTAIREVMQIIGSQEGAKAAGVLIALNRQERGNGELSAIQEVERDFGIPVISIVSLNQVLEFLADDPQLKQHLPAVEAYRAQFGV, encoded by the coding sequence ATGCAGGCGTATCAGCGCGATTTCATTCGCTTTGCCATCGATCGCGGCGTTTTGCGCTTCGGTGAATTCACCCTCAAGTCCGGGCGCACCAGCCCGTACTTCTTCAATGCCGGCCTGTTCAACAGCGGTACTGCCCTGGCGCAGTTGGGGCGTTTCTACGCGGCAGCCATCGTCGAGAGCGGCATCCCGTTCGACGTGCTGTTCGGCCCGGCCTACAAAGGCATCCCCCTGGCCGCCACCACCGCCGTCGCCCTGGCCGAACACCACGGCCGCGACCTGCCCTGGTGTTTCAACCGCAAGGAAGCCAAGGCCCACGGCGAAGGCGGCAGCCTGGTCGGCGCGCCGCTGACCGGCGAAGTATTGATCATCGACGACGTCATCACCGCTGGCACTGCCATTCGCGAAGTGATGCAGATCATCGGTTCCCAGGAAGGCGCCAAGGCGGCCGGCGTGCTGATCGCCCTGAACCGTCAGGAGCGCGGCAACGGTGAGTTGTCGGCGATCCAGGAAGTGGAACGCGACTTCGGCATTCCGGTGATCAGCATTGTGTCGCTGAACCAGGTGCTGGAGTTTTTGGCCGACGATCCGCAACTCAAGCAGCATTTGCCGGCGGTGGAAGCCTACCGCGCCCAGTTCGGCGTCTGA
- a CDS encoding exodeoxyribonuclease III — protein MRIISVNVNGIQAAVERGLLSWLQAQNADVICLQDTRASAFELDDAAFQLDGYFLYACDAEVPAQGGVALYSRLQPKAVINGLGFETADRYGRYLQADFDKVSIATLLLPSGQNGDEDLNQKFKLMDDFARYLDKQRRKRREYIYCGSLYVAQQKLDIKNWRDSQQSPGFLAPERAWMDEIIGNMGYVDALREVSREGDQYSWWPDNEQAEMLNLGWRFDYQLLTPGLRRFVRSARLPRQPRFSQHAPLIVDYDWTLTI, from the coding sequence ATGCGGATCATCAGTGTGAACGTCAATGGTATTCAGGCTGCAGTCGAGCGTGGTTTGCTCAGTTGGCTGCAAGCACAGAATGCCGACGTCATCTGCCTGCAGGACACCCGCGCCTCCGCCTTTGAACTGGACGATGCAGCCTTCCAACTGGATGGTTACTTCCTTTATGCCTGCGATGCCGAAGTCCCCGCCCAGGGTGGCGTGGCTTTGTACTCGCGGCTGCAACCGAAGGCTGTCATCAACGGTCTCGGTTTCGAGACGGCGGACCGCTACGGGCGCTACCTGCAAGCCGATTTCGACAAGGTCAGCATCGCGACCTTACTGCTCCCTTCGGGGCAGAACGGCGATGAAGATTTGAATCAGAAATTCAAGTTGATGGACGACTTCGCCCGTTACCTGGATAAACAGCGGCGCAAACGTCGCGAGTACATCTATTGTGGCTCGCTGTACGTGGCGCAACAGAAGCTGGATATCAAGAACTGGCGTGACAGCCAACAATCTCCTGGTTTCCTGGCGCCGGAACGGGCCTGGATGGACGAGATCATTGGCAACATGGGTTATGTCGATGCCCTGCGTGAAGTCAGCCGCGAAGGCGACCAATACAGCTGGTGGCCGGACAACGAGCAGGCCGAAATGCTCAACCTCGGTTGGCGTTTCGACTACCAGTTGCTGACGCCCGGGCTGCGCCGCTTCGTACGCAGCGCCCGCCTGCCGCGCCAGCCACGGTTCTCACAGCATGCGCCGCTGATCGTGGATTACGACTGGACGCTGACGATCTGA
- a CDS encoding DUF4870 domain-containing protein, with protein sequence MSDEQVLLPQPSKEARQWAMFCHLSALLGIWIPFGTLIGPLVLWQLKRESDPFIDAQGKEALNFQITVAIASAICLLLMIVVIGFFLFGLVAIGALVLTIIGGVKANEGLPYRYPFTWRLVK encoded by the coding sequence ATGAGTGATGAGCAAGTCCTACTGCCCCAGCCGAGCAAAGAGGCGCGTCAATGGGCAATGTTTTGTCACCTGTCCGCCTTGTTGGGGATCTGGATTCCGTTTGGCACGCTGATCGGGCCGTTGGTGCTCTGGCAGCTCAAGCGTGAATCCGACCCGTTCATCGATGCCCAGGGCAAGGAAGCGCTGAACTTCCAGATCACTGTGGCGATTGCCTCGGCGATCTGCCTGCTGTTGATGATCGTGGTGATTGGCTTCTTCCTGTTCGGCCTGGTGGCCATCGGTGCGCTGGTGCTGACCATCATTGGCGGCGTGAAGGCCAATGAAGGGCTGCCGTATCGGTATCCGTTTACCTGGCGGTTGGTCAAATAA